One region of Oryza sativa Japonica Group chromosome 10, ASM3414082v1 genomic DNA includes:
- the LOC112936654 gene encoding EID1-like F-box protein 3, with protein sequence MRRRGGPRRRRVSRRHGGPRRRRLGSRHPHDGPRHRLIGGGWPVMAKLLFFCCRAAAAVPGHFASTRSGGRPCSVDVVFTTNSCQHAVAGAVYDDIVGAYRGFMPSRTRAFLVIHRGLLEPHVRCPYCGARVWSMTAAGLARLSSSSSSDGERSADSDSNHSDDESFAAADVSLPLPLASRVSGRRLRGRPAM encoded by the exons atgcggcggcgcggtggtcccaggcggcggcgcgtcagCCGCAGGCACGGTGGTCCCAGGCGACGGCGCCTCGGCAGCAGGCATCCGCACGACGGTCCCAGGCATCGACTCATTGGGGGAGGTTGGCCGGTGATGGCGAAGCTGCTCTTCTTCTGctgccgcgcggccgccgccgtgccgggccACTTTGCGAGCACGCG GTCGGGCGgccgcccgtgctccgtcgATGTCGTCTTCACTACGAATAGCTGTCAACAC gccgtcgccggcgcagtGTACGACGACATCGTGGGCGCGTACCGCGGGTTCATGCCGTCGCGGACGCGCGCGTTCCTCGTCATCCACCGTGGCCTGCTCGAGCCGCACGTCCGCTGCCCCTACTGCGGCGCCCGCGTCTGGAGCATGACCGCCGCGGGGCTcgcccgcctctcctcctcttcctccagcgacggcgagcgaaGCGCCGACTCCGACTCCAACCACAGCGACGACGAGTCATTCGCCGCCGCTGACGTGAGCCTCCCACTTCCTCTGGCTAGCCGCGTGTCAGGCCGGCGCCTTCGAGGCAGGCCGGCCATGTGA